GTAAAAATTGGATTTACAAGAGGGGCTTTAACAATAAGTAAAGAGAAACAATTGGGTGAATTTATATACTTTATGGACGATAGCCAACCCTTATACCACTTTTCCTTTTTCCAGGTACCTGGGTCTTTCCGGTTCTGCGCCTGCTACTTGGGCCGTGCCAGCTTGAAGGCCCGTTCATTCACCTGGCCCATCTGGCCCTGGTACTGCCACAGCAGGGCGCGTGCGTACTTCTGGAACACCCGGTTTACTTCTTCCAGCTGCAGTGCCGCAATCTGGTCGGGCAGGCTGGCCTGGCTGGCCAGGTGGCCCCGGGCAAGTGCAGCTGCCAGCCACTCCGCCGTAGCGGCATTGCCCTCCAGCTCTCGAAACAGTTCGCCCAGATACACGGCTTTGGCATCGGCCAGCTCTGCCTCCGTAAAGCCCTGGCTACGGTACAGGTTCAGCAGCTGCACAAAGGCCTGGGTGCTGGCGTATGCGTGCTCGCTCTCCACCCCCACGTACACCAGGCCATGGGGCAGGCAGTGGGCAAAGGCCTCGCAGCTGAGAAAACGCTGCTGGCACTGATCGGCCTGCAGGGCCTGGCCCAGCGCGTGCGTGGCCAGCAGCATAGCGGGCCACTCGCGCGTGCCGGGCAGGGGGGCGGGCAGCATGGCGCCGATCAGGCAGCGGGTGGTTTTTTCCGCCTCGGCTATCCATACCTGGTCTTCACCGGGGCTGGCTGCCTCGGGTGCACGGGGCAGCTCCGCCTCGGGCAGCCCGCTTAGCTGCTGCTGTAGCTGCGCGGCTAGCCAGCTGGCATCTACCGGCCCCACTACCAGTAGCCGCAGGCGGTTGGCGCGTAGCAGCTGCTTGTAGGCCTCCTGCACCGCCGCCAGTGGCAGCACGGCCAGGCTATCGTACCAGCCGGTGGGTAGTGTGGCCACATAGGGGTGGCTGGGCCCCCAGTAGCGCTGGAATGCCGCGTGCTGCCACTGCCAGTGCTGCGCCTGCTGCTCCTGCTGCACGGTGGCTGCCCATTCATCGCGCAGTTTCAGGTAGCTGTTTGGCTCAAAATCGGGGAAGAGCATGGCCTCCAGCATGAGGTCCCAAGCGGCAGCAAACTGCCGGGCTGGGCACTGCATGCGTATCACGGAATAGTCTGGCCCGGCGGCAGTCTGTACCCGCATGCCCAGGCGTGCCATTTGCCGCTCAAAGTCGGGGCCTGCCACGCGCCCCGCGCCGCAGCGAAAGAGCGCTTTCAGCATTAGGGCCTCGGCCCCGGGCTGCAGGCGCCCGCTGGCTACGCCCCCGCGGATGATCCAGTGCACGGCCACCACCCCCGAGGGTTGCTGTTTTACCACAGCCTGGATGGGCGCCCCCTCCAGGGGCTGTAGCCCGCTGGCCAGGTGCGGATAGGCCTGCTGGCCCAGCTGCTGGGTGCGGCACCCTACCACCAGTAGGCCCAGGCACAGGTAGATCCCGAATGTTCTCATTGTAGCTTGAATTCAAGTCTCCGGTTCATTCTGCGGCTGGCGTTGTCGGTTTCGGGCACCAGGGGTTCGCTTTCGCCTTTGCTCATTACGTGCAGGCGCTGGGGGAAGATGCGGTAGGTTCGAATGATATACTGCTTGAGTGTGGTGGCCCGCAGCAGGGCCATGCGCTGGTTGGCATCGGCACTGCCGGGGCTATCCGTATGGCCAATGAGGGTGAGCTGGGCTGCGGGGTTCAGGTTCAGGTACAGCACGATGCGTGAGATGGCGTGCTCGTAGGTAGAATCCCAGCGCTGGGCACCAAAGGCGTAGTGGATGCGGTAGGCCTCTATTTCTTCGGCCGTGGGCAGGGCGGGCTGGGTGGGCTGGTTTTGCGCCAGGGTGTCGGGCCGGGTATGGCTGCTATCCGGCAGGCTGGCCGCTGCCAGGTGGGTCGTATCGGCTGGGGGTGCGGCCGTGCGGCTGCGCCGGAACTGCTGCGCATACTCGGCCAGGAAGGGCTGCTGCAGCTGGGTGCTGGTGCCCAGTATGCCCACAGCCATGGGCTGGCTATCCAGATACTGCGCCACAAAGGCCTGGATGTCTTCGGGGGTGATGCGGGGGAACGAGTCTAGCTGGAGGCGCAGGCTGCCCTGTGCCCATGCCTGTGCCAGCAGGTCTCCATACTGGCTGGGCTGGTCGGCAGCATACTGGCGGGTGTAGTACAGCTGCTGGATGGCTTCGTCTATTTGTCTTTGCGCGAAGAAGGGGCTACGGGCCGCCTCGGCCAGCTGCTGCTTCAGCAGGTCTAGCATCCGGGGTATGTCTCCCGTCCCCACAATGGCCGTCAGCTTAACGGCACCCTGAAAGGGCCTGGCCTGCACCCAGCCTGCGGTGAGGCCGTGTGCCAGTTCCTGCTTTCGAAAAGGGGCGGTAAAGCGGTTGTAGCCCTGCAGCAGCTGCTGCAGTACTTGCGCCTTCAGGTAGGCCAGGGTGTCCTGTGCGGGCAGCACCCAGCCTGCGGTTATCAGTGGGCTATCCTGCCCCTCCAGTTCTACCCGTATCAGGGTGTCTTGGGCCAGTGTATGGGGTTGATCGGGCATTTTTCGGCCACTTACCGCCCCCGCCCAGTCTAGCGTTTGGGCCCGCACCCAGCGGTATACGGCCTGGGGCTGCACATCGCCACTCACCACCAGCAGGGTACGCCCCGGGGTGTAGTGCTCCTGGTAGAAGTCTGCCAGCCGGGTGGTTTTCTGGTCGCGCAGGCTGCCATAGTCTGGCACGGGTACCACGCGTTCATACAGCGGGCCCCACAGCAGGGCATCTAGCCGGTGCTGCAGGTAGCGGGCAGCGCTGGCATCTCGTGCCTGCTGCTCAGCCAGCAGCAGCTGCTTGGCACGCCCTACCCACAGGGTATCCCAGTCGGGCCTACGCAGCAGCTGCAGCAGGTGGGCGGTGGCAGCCTCGGCATCCTGCGCCTGGCCCTGTAGCACAAACTGCTGTACCTGTGGCCCGGCCTGTAGGCCAAAGTGCCAGCCCCGCTGGCGCAGCGCAGCCTGGCGGGCAGCCGGGCTCTGGTAGCCGCCGGGGCCCAGCGCCAGGGTGTGGGCCACCAGCTGGGGCACACCCGTGTAGCCCGGATGCTGATACACACTGCCAGCCAGCACAGCCAGGCGCACGGTGGCTGTGGGCAGGCGGTGGTCTTCGACAACCAATAACGAGAGGCCGTTATCCAGCGTGGCGAAGTGGTAGCCAGGTGGCAGATAGGCCAGCGTGGCGAATGCAGCCAGGCTATCTGCCGCCTGCGGACTGCCAGTAGTGGATGAAGCTGTGGTCAGGCTGTCTGTAGCGGCAGGCTGCTGCGCCCATGCGTAGGCTAGGCAAACCCATATACCTGCCAGTAGAGATATGTTCCGACTGTGCCACATGGCGCGAAGATACAGCAAAGTTTCCGTCGCCCCGGGCCGCCTTGCATTCGGGTCAGGTGGACTGCCGTAGGGTCCATCCCCCCTGCTGGCCCCGGCCAGTTCCCTGCTAGTGGGCAGCCTGGCTGCTCAGCCAGCGGTCTTTCCATTCGGCTTGCCCTACTCCTTTCAGTTCGTAGCGGATGGGCAGGCTCTCCTTCTCATACTTCACCTTTACCAGTCTGGGCTTGTCTGTTCCATTGCCCAGCATCAGCTCTACCTTTTTTCCGGGTTCCAGGGGTTCCCAGTTGTACTCCAGGGCGTTTATGCCGTCTACCATCAGCAGCAGTTCGCCGTCGGACACGCCGGCCTCAAAGGCAGGGCTACCCCGCTCCACCTCGGCTA
This Bacteroidota bacterium DNA region includes the following protein-coding sequences:
- a CDS encoding insulinase family protein; this encodes MRTFGIYLCLGLLVVGCRTQQLGQQAYPHLASGLQPLEGAPIQAVVKQQPSGVVAVHWIIRGGVASGRLQPGAEALMLKALFRCGAGRVAGPDFERQMARLGMRVQTAAGPDYSVIRMQCPARQFAAAWDLMLEAMLFPDFEPNSYLKLRDEWAATVQQEQQAQHWQWQHAAFQRYWGPSHPYVATLPTGWYDSLAVLPLAAVQEAYKQLLRANRLRLLVVGPVDASWLAAQLQQQLSGLPEAELPRAPEAASPGEDQVWIAEAEKTTRCLIGAMLPAPLPGTREWPAMLLATHALGQALQADQCQQRFLSCEAFAHCLPHGLVYVGVESEHAYASTQAFVQLLNLYRSQGFTEAELADAKAVYLGELFRELEGNAATAEWLAAALARGHLASQASLPDQIAALQLEEVNRVFQKYARALLWQYQGQMGQVNERAFKLARPK
- a CDS encoding insulinase family protein: MWHSRNISLLAGIWVCLAYAWAQQPAATDSLTTASSTTGSPQAADSLAAFATLAYLPPGYHFATLDNGLSLLVVEDHRLPTATVRLAVLAGSVYQHPGYTGVPQLVAHTLALGPGGYQSPAARQAALRQRGWHFGLQAGPQVQQFVLQGQAQDAEAATAHLLQLLRRPDWDTLWVGRAKQLLLAEQQARDASAARYLQHRLDALLWGPLYERVVPVPDYGSLRDQKTTRLADFYQEHYTPGRTLLVVSGDVQPQAVYRWVRAQTLDWAGAVSGRKMPDQPHTLAQDTLIRVELEGQDSPLITAGWVLPAQDTLAYLKAQVLQQLLQGYNRFTAPFRKQELAHGLTAGWVQARPFQGAVKLTAIVGTGDIPRMLDLLKQQLAEAARSPFFAQRQIDEAIQQLYYTRQYAADQPSQYGDLLAQAWAQGSLRLQLDSFPRITPEDIQAFVAQYLDSQPMAVGILGTSTQLQQPFLAEYAQQFRRSRTAAPPADTTHLAAASLPDSSHTRPDTLAQNQPTQPALPTAEEIEAYRIHYAFGAQRWDSTYEHAISRIVLYLNLNPAAQLTLIGHTDSPGSADANQRMALLRATTLKQYIIRTYRIFPQRLHVMSKGESEPLVPETDNASRRMNRRLEFKLQ